A single Actinomycetota bacterium DNA region contains:
- a CDS encoding monovalent cation/H+ antiporter subunit D family protein: protein MSRLLPVTIALPLLSTALTFVGGRPLRRTLSFATSGAVLLFGIWLVAATRDGTVLATQVGGWPAPYAIPLAVDALSALMLTVSAFMVLLCTTFAVSRGEDEHPLFHSVLLGLSAGLYGSFATADLFNLFVCFEIMLISSYVLIVLGGTAEQVRAGAVYVTTNMLASFVLLTGVALLYGEAGSVNIAELASATRSTGSVAVAAGLLLAAFAVKAALVPVHGWLPYSYPAASPAVAALFSGLLTKVGLYAIYRVYATVFAGEPAYRTPLLVAAALSMVFGVFGAVGRDGMREILSFHIVSQVGYILAGVGLFGPLGLAAGIFYMLHHVIVKTGLFLTAGAVETLHGTGLLSELGGLARRRPLLASAFMACALSLAGLPPFSGFFGKLALVQAAFSLREHWIAAVMVVVSLFTLLSMIKIWTGVFWGEDREPAPIAGGAPEAEHGFATGGRRSTAGPAAVMAPALVCATSTILIGLAAAGLYALSLSAAEALVDTTAYVEAVLGR from the coding sequence TGAGCCGCCTCCTACCGGTCACGATCGCGCTCCCCCTGCTGTCGACGGCGCTGACGTTCGTGGGGGGGCGCCCCCTGCGACGGACCCTCTCGTTCGCCACGTCGGGGGCCGTGCTCCTGTTCGGCATCTGGCTCGTGGCGGCGACCAGGGACGGGACGGTCCTGGCCACCCAGGTCGGCGGGTGGCCCGCCCCCTATGCGATACCGCTGGCCGTCGACGCCTTGTCGGCGTTGATGCTGACCGTGAGCGCGTTCATGGTCCTGCTGTGCACGACGTTCGCGGTGTCACGGGGCGAGGACGAGCACCCGCTGTTCCACTCCGTCCTGCTCGGCCTGAGCGCAGGCCTCTACGGCTCCTTCGCGACCGCGGACCTCTTCAACCTCTTCGTGTGCTTCGAGATCATGTTGATCTCGTCGTACGTGCTCATCGTCCTCGGGGGGACCGCCGAGCAGGTGCGCGCGGGCGCCGTCTACGTGACCACCAACATGCTGGCCTCGTTCGTCCTCCTGACCGGGGTGGCTCTCCTGTACGGCGAGGCGGGTTCGGTCAACATCGCCGAGCTCGCGTCGGCCACCCGGTCGACCGGGAGCGTCGCCGTCGCGGCCGGGCTCTTGCTCGCCGCCTTCGCGGTCAAGGCCGCCCTGGTCCCCGTCCACGGCTGGCTCCCGTACTCCTATCCCGCCGCGTCGCCGGCGGTGGCCGCCCTCTTCTCCGGCCTGCTCACCAAGGTCGGCCTCTACGCCATCTACCGCGTCTACGCGACGGTCTTCGCCGGTGAACCCGCCTACCGCACACCCCTGCTCGTGGCGGCCGCACTCTCGATGGTCTTCGGCGTCTTCGGTGCGGTCGGACGCGACGGCATGCGTGAGATCCTCTCCTTCCACATCGTCAGTCAGGTCGGGTACATCCTGGCCGGTGTCGGACTGTTCGGACCGCTAGGGCTCGCGGCGGGGATCTTCTACATGCTTCACCACGTCATCGTGAAGACCGGGCTCTTCCTCACCGCGGGCGCCGTCGAGACGCTCCACGGGACGGGTCTGCTCAGCGAGCTGGGTGGCCTGGCCAGGCGGCGGCCCCTGCTCGCGTCGGCGTTCATGGCGTGCGCGCTGTCGCTGGCCGGGCTCCCGCCCTTCTCCGGGTTCTTCGGCAAGCTCGCCCTCGTGCAGGCCGCGTTCAGCCTCCGAGAGCACTGGATCGCGGCCGTGATGGTCGTGGTGAGCCTCTTCACCCTCCTCTCCATGATCAAGATCTGGACGGGCGTGTTCTGGGGAGAGGACCGCGAACCAGCCCCGATAGCCGGGGGAGCACCGGAGGCGGAGCACGGTTTCGCCACCGGCGGTCGGCGGTCGACGGCCGGGCCGGCGGCCGTGATGGCCCCCGCACTCGTATGCGCGACGAGCACCATCCTCATCGGGCTCGCGGCGGCCGGGCTCTATGCGTTGTCGCTGTCCGCCGCCGAGGCACTCGTTGACACCACGGCCTACGTCGAGGCGGTGCTGGGGCGATGA
- a CDS encoding monovalent cation/H+ antiporter complex subunit F, which translates to MTTVDVTLLVLCFSFVLSLIRAALGPTLADRAVATDVCLFCVVGALALFGVRSGSAVYVDTMLVATLLGFIATVSLARLLRRRRPDEEEG; encoded by the coding sequence ATGACGACCGTGGACGTCACCCTCCTGGTCCTCTGCTTCTCGTTCGTGCTGAGCCTGATCAGGGCCGCCCTCGGCCCTACCCTGGCCGACCGGGCGGTGGCGACCGACGTCTGCCTGTTCTGCGTCGTCGGGGCGCTCGCCCTTTTCGGGGTCCGCTCCGGCTCGGCCGTCTACGTGGACACGATGCTCGTCGCGACCCTTCTGGGGTTCATCGCGACCGTCTCCCTGGCCAGGCTGCTGCGCCGGCGGCGTCCGGACGAGGAGGAGGGATGA
- the mnhG gene encoding monovalent cation/H(+) antiporter subunit G: MTVVGDVMIGLGGLLMVLAGLGILRLPDVFSRMHAGTKAASLGLALILGGSALHMQQLPAVVKLLAALVFQFVTSPVAAHVIGRGAYVSGIPLWEGTLVDELAGLDPEDPSSPEPSD, encoded by the coding sequence ATGACGGTCGTCGGTGACGTGATGATCGGGCTCGGCGGGCTGCTCATGGTCCTGGCCGGCCTCGGCATCCTCCGGCTCCCGGACGTCTTCTCACGCATGCACGCGGGGACGAAGGCGGCGAGCCTCGGGCTCGCGCTGATCCTCGGAGGCTCCGCGCTGCACATGCAGCAGCTCCCGGCCGTCGTGAAGCTGCTCGCCGCGCTCGTCTTCCAGTTCGTGACCTCGCCGGTGGCCGCGCACGTGATCGGCCGGGGGGCCTACGTCTCCGGGATCCCCCTCTGGGAGGGGACGCTCGTCGACGAGCTCGCCGGCCTCGACCCGGAGGACCCGTCCTCGCCGGAGCCTTCCGACTAG
- a CDS encoding Na+/H+ antiporter subunit E, translated as MTLLRLPIRLVKAVPFLVWFLWELIVANAMVAWEVLTPTHYMRPGIIRCPVSGNDTEVTLLANLISLTPGTISLEIAADRSAIFVHALHLRTPDHLRETVANYERRLLWVLR; from the coding sequence ATGACCCTCCTCCGGCTCCCGATCCGGCTCGTGAAGGCCGTTCCCTTCCTGGTCTGGTTCCTCTGGGAGCTGATCGTCGCCAACGCGATGGTCGCGTGGGAGGTCCTCACTCCCACGCACTACATGCGGCCGGGCATCATCCGGTGTCCGGTGAGCGGCAACGACACGGAGGTGACCCTGCTGGCGAACCTGATCTCCCTCACGCCGGGGACGATCTCGCTCGAGATCGCTGCGGACCGGTCGGCGATCTTCGTGCACGCCCTGCATCTCAGGACCCCGGACCACCTCCGGGAGACGGTCGCGAACTACGAACGAAGGCTCCTGTGGGTGCTGCGATGA